One genomic window of Luteitalea pratensis includes the following:
- a CDS encoding A/G-specific adenine glycosylase, which yields MPRKTGPLLPLPDAPARRRFRTTLLAWYRAQGRDLPWRRTRDPYHILVSEIMLQQTQVDRVLPKYHEWLGKYPSFEALAAAAEDDVVQTWRPLGYNIRPRRLQSIAREAVSNHGGQLPSDEATLLSFKGIGAYTAGAVMSFAFGKRAAILDTNVARVLFRVFVGEGEPKSHAMLKHLWELSRAVLPHKHVFDFNQALMDFGATVCTARKPQCLYCPMRKRCAYRNGAST from the coding sequence GTGCCACGCAAGACCGGGCCGCTGTTGCCGCTGCCCGACGCGCCCGCCAGACGACGATTCCGTACCACGCTGCTGGCCTGGTACAGGGCCCAGGGGCGCGACCTTCCCTGGCGCCGCACGCGCGATCCGTACCACATCCTCGTCTCCGAGATCATGCTGCAGCAGACGCAGGTCGACCGCGTGTTGCCCAAGTATCACGAGTGGCTGGGCAAGTACCCGTCGTTCGAGGCCCTGGCCGCGGCGGCCGAGGACGACGTGGTGCAGACATGGCGACCGCTCGGCTACAACATCCGTCCGCGGCGCCTGCAGTCCATCGCCCGCGAGGCGGTTTCCAACCACGGCGGTCAGTTGCCGTCCGACGAGGCCACGCTGCTGTCGTTCAAGGGCATCGGCGCCTACACGGCCGGGGCGGTCATGAGCTTCGCGTTCGGCAAGCGCGCCGCGATCCTCGACACCAACGTCGCCCGGGTCCTGTTTCGCGTGTTCGTGGGCGAGGGTGAGCCCAAGTCGCACGCGATGCTGAAGCATCTGTGGGAGTTGTCGCGGGCCGTGCTCCCGCACAAGCACGTGTTCGATTTCAACCAGGCGCTCATGGACTTCGGTGCGACGGTTTGCACCGCGCGCAAGCCGCAGTGCCTCTACTGTCCGATGCGGAAGCGTTGCGCCTATCGCAACGGCGCGTCGACCTAA
- a CDS encoding (deoxy)nucleoside triphosphate pyrophosphohydrolase, with product MRDVVVSAAVIERDDAFLLTRRAVDTHLGGRWEFPGGKAEAGETLDATLVREIREELGCGVEVGPLLLTTRHAYPDVHVELHFFSARLVGEPLPQLGQEMRWVARDALEALYLPEADADLVAMLTATDRAPEVHE from the coding sequence ATGCGCGACGTCGTGGTCAGCGCCGCGGTGATCGAACGTGACGATGCGTTCCTGTTGACACGGAGAGCCGTGGACACGCACCTGGGAGGCCGGTGGGAGTTTCCCGGGGGGAAGGCCGAGGCCGGCGAGACCCTCGACGCGACGCTGGTCCGCGAGATTCGCGAGGAACTCGGCTGCGGTGTCGAAGTGGGGCCGCTGCTGTTGACCACACGGCATGCCTATCCAGACGTGCATGTCGAACTGCATTTTTTCTCGGCGCGCCTTGTCGGTGAGCCACTCCCGCAACTGGGCCAGGAAATGCGATGGGTCGCTCGCGACGCACTCGAGGCGCTGTACCTCCCTGAAGCGGACGCGGACCTGGTGGCGATGCTGACGGCAACGGATCGTGCTCCTGAGGTACACGAATGA
- a CDS encoding YgfZ/GcvT domain-containing protein has translation MAVTFDTEYRTVHEDAVWADRSTRDARLEVRGPDATDWLQGLLTQDVKGLQPGQGTYAAYLTPQGRMIADVRVFRRDDTYVLETAASARASLLARLDQFVIMEDVTVTDVTETLGCLTVLGPAAAASASACTGAALATLGALPEHAHLAVGVPGALVAASREFGVPAFDLFAPQESLGIWRTWLQARVPLASERLLETVRIEAGRPRYGVDMHEDTIPLEAGIESRGISFDKGCYVGQEVVIRILHRGGGRVARRLVWVEHTPHAQDGAVWSGGESVHLGDRVVGHVTSACWSPARGGLLAMAMLHRDATEPGALVRIGADEATVRKLP, from the coding sequence ATGGCCGTGACCTTCGACACCGAGTACCGCACGGTCCATGAGGACGCCGTGTGGGCGGACCGCAGCACGCGCGACGCGCGCCTCGAGGTGCGCGGTCCCGACGCCACCGACTGGCTCCAGGGCCTGCTCACCCAGGACGTCAAGGGACTCCAGCCCGGGCAAGGCACCTATGCCGCCTACCTGACGCCGCAAGGCCGCATGATCGCGGATGTGCGCGTCTTCCGCCGGGACGACACGTACGTGCTCGAGACGGCCGCCAGCGCACGGGCGTCGCTCCTGGCGCGTCTCGATCAGTTCGTGATCATGGAAGACGTCACGGTCACCGACGTCACCGAGACCCTGGGTTGCCTCACCGTGCTGGGACCGGCGGCGGCTGCGTCCGCCTCCGCCTGCACGGGAGCCGCGCTCGCCACGCTCGGCGCGCTCCCCGAACACGCCCATCTCGCCGTCGGGGTGCCGGGAGCCCTCGTTGCCGCCTCCCGGGAATTCGGCGTCCCGGCGTTCGACCTGTTTGCGCCGCAGGAGAGCCTCGGCATCTGGCGGACGTGGCTCCAGGCGCGCGTCCCGCTGGCCAGCGAACGTCTGCTCGAGACAGTGAGGATCGAGGCCGGCCGGCCTCGTTACGGCGTGGACATGCATGAGGACACCATCCCCCTCGAAGCCGGCATCGAGTCACGCGGCATCAGCTTCGACAAGGGCTGCTACGTCGGACAGGAAGTCGTGATTCGGATCCTGCATCGCGGCGGCGGACGCGTCGCCCGTCGCCTGGTCTGGGTAGAGCACACGCCGCACGCGCAGGACGGCGCGGTGTGGAGCGGCGGCGAAAGTGTCCATCTCGGTGATCGTGTCGTCGGGCATGTCACCAGCGCGTGCTGGTCGCCAGCGCGCGGTGGTCTGCTTGCGATGGCGATGCTGCACCGCGACGCCACCGAACCGGGCGCGCTCGTCCGCATCGGCGCCGACGAGGCGACCGTCCGGAAACTCCCCTGA
- the hpnD gene encoding presqualene diphosphate synthase HpnD, which produces MKAGLGEPALPSPQVARIDPVTVGRDTNFALSFLALSADRREAITAVWDFCRAVDDEVDEHEERPLAERAAGLQRWREEVTACFDGGRPRTPQGDALQRVVRRFPVQRLPFEQLIDGCAMDLEPTRFATFCDLRAYCYKVASTVGLICIEIFGYRNPGTRRYAEELGLALQLTNILRDVPSDLARGRLYLPLDELAAHGVTEGDLRAGRLTPAISALLERQALRAREQFARAEAALPPEDARRLVAARIMGAIYRDLLTRIAAREYDVFAGRVRVPGFHKARLALGTWMRTMASSSASGGLRVAK; this is translated from the coding sequence GTGAAGGCCGGGCTCGGAGAGCCGGCCCTACCATCCCCGCAGGTTGCTAGAATCGATCCCGTCACTGTGGGTCGCGACACCAACTTCGCCTTATCGTTCCTGGCCCTGTCCGCCGATCGCCGAGAAGCAATTACGGCCGTCTGGGACTTCTGCCGGGCCGTGGACGATGAGGTGGACGAGCACGAGGAGCGGCCGCTGGCGGAGCGCGCGGCGGGACTGCAACGCTGGCGCGAGGAAGTGACCGCCTGCTTCGATGGTGGTCGTCCGCGCACACCGCAGGGGGACGCGCTGCAACGAGTGGTCCGCCGCTTTCCCGTACAACGGTTGCCGTTCGAGCAACTGATCGACGGCTGCGCGATGGACCTCGAGCCGACGCGTTTTGCCACCTTCTGCGACCTGCGGGCCTACTGCTACAAGGTCGCGTCCACGGTCGGCCTCATCTGCATCGAGATCTTCGGCTACCGGAATCCCGGCACCCGCCGCTACGCCGAGGAACTCGGCCTGGCCCTCCAGTTGACCAACATCCTTCGCGACGTCCCTTCCGATCTGGCCCGCGGCCGCCTGTACCTGCCGCTCGACGAGCTTGCGGCGCACGGCGTGACCGAAGGCGACCTGAGGGCGGGGCGACTGACGCCGGCGATTTCGGCTTTGCTCGAACGGCAGGCCCTGCGCGCCCGCGAGCAGTTCGCTCGCGCCGAGGCCGCGTTGCCACCAGAAGATGCGCGACGGCTCGTGGCGGCCCGCATCATGGGCGCGATCTATCGCGATCTGCTGACCCGCATCGCCGCGCGGGAGTACGACGTGTTCGCGGGACGCGTGCGCGTTCCCGGGTTCCACAAGGCCCGACTCGCCCTGGGCACGTGGATGCGCACCATGGCCTCCTCGTCCGCGTCGGGTGGGCTGCGCGTCGCAAAATGA
- a CDS encoding ABC transporter permease: MTPPDIAALDSALPVTSAPRVRGGARTIQMCKEVVREAAYGVSRNRLRAGLSMLGISWGIVSVVMLLAYGNGFQDALMVGFRNAFGEGVAVIWPGQTSMQAGGQRAGRRIRLKPEDVALMSELPMVKMASPEYINRLPMTYADKSNTYAIRGVNVAYGAMRGERPGNGQGRWLSDEDVADRRRVVFLGYEVARKLFGAQQAVGQTVRIANRPFEVVGVMEDKVQMSSYFSPDKYCAFIPWTTMGELQDTTYVATLVFQTMNPMQQEKALRQVREVLAKKYRFQAADERAININDSVENMATINGITNGLKVVLTFIGVLTLTIGGVGIMNIMFVSVTERTREIGIRKALGARRREILMQFLVEAFFITFLGGATGVAASWVMVWMFSPRPFLAELLDDMTRQTDIHLVLSLELLGICTAILMVVGIIAGLLPALRASRMDPIEALRYE, encoded by the coding sequence ATGACACCACCAGACATTGCTGCTCTCGATTCTGCGCTGCCGGTGACCTCGGCACCACGCGTGCGAGGCGGCGCCCGCACGATCCAGATGTGCAAGGAGGTCGTGCGTGAGGCTGCTTATGGCGTCTCCCGCAACAGACTGCGCGCCGGGCTCTCGATGCTCGGCATTTCATGGGGCATTGTGTCGGTGGTGATGTTACTCGCCTATGGCAACGGCTTCCAGGATGCTTTGATGGTCGGCTTCCGAAACGCCTTCGGCGAGGGCGTGGCCGTCATCTGGCCCGGCCAGACGAGCATGCAGGCCGGCGGTCAGCGCGCCGGCCGCCGCATCCGGCTGAAGCCCGAGGACGTGGCGCTGATGTCCGAATTGCCGATGGTCAAGATGGCGAGTCCGGAGTACATCAACCGGCTGCCGATGACCTATGCCGACAAGTCGAACACGTACGCGATCCGTGGCGTCAATGTCGCCTACGGCGCGATGCGCGGTGAACGGCCTGGCAACGGGCAGGGCCGGTGGCTGAGCGATGAAGACGTCGCCGACCGTCGCCGCGTCGTCTTCCTGGGCTACGAAGTCGCGCGCAAGCTGTTCGGCGCCCAGCAGGCTGTGGGCCAGACCGTTCGCATCGCCAACCGCCCGTTCGAAGTCGTCGGCGTCATGGAGGACAAGGTCCAGATGTCCTCGTACTTCTCCCCCGACAAGTACTGTGCATTCATCCCGTGGACGACGATGGGAGAACTGCAGGACACGACCTACGTGGCCACGCTCGTCTTCCAGACGATGAACCCGATGCAGCAGGAGAAGGCACTGCGTCAGGTGCGGGAAGTCCTTGCCAAGAAGTATCGGTTCCAGGCCGCCGACGAGCGCGCCATCAACATCAACGACTCGGTCGAGAACATGGCCACGATCAACGGCATCACCAATGGCCTGAAGGTGGTGCTCACCTTCATCGGCGTGCTGACGCTGACGATTGGCGGCGTCGGGATCATGAACATCATGTTCGTGTCGGTCACCGAGCGCACGCGCGAGATCGGCATTCGCAAGGCCCTCGGCGCTCGCCGCCGCGAGATCCTGATGCAGTTCCTCGTGGAGGCGTTCTTCATCACGTTCCTCGGTGGCGCCACAGGCGTGGCGGCCTCCTGGGTCATGGTGTGGATGTTCAGCCCGCGGCCCTTCCTGGCCGAGTTGCTCGACGACATGACGCGTCAGACCGACATCCACCTGGTGCTGTCGCTTGAACTGCTCGGCATCTGTACGGCGATCCTGATGGTCGTCGGCATCATCGCGGGCCTGCTACCCGCGCTGCGCGCCTCGCGCATGGACCCGATCGAGGCGCTACGGTACGAGTAA
- the hpnC gene encoding squalene synthase HpnC: MTLEQAYARCQQVATAHYENFPVASRLLPGQMRPHVAAVYAFARAADDFADEGDIPQARRLEWIEQWRVLRQRPPASMTAATGVGQVPAEDVRATFIAVHDTITRCRIDPQLFDDLLSAFAQDVTTTRYETWDSVLDYCRRSANPVGRLVLGIAGVRDEESARQSDAVCTALQLANFWQDLGDDWRTRNRLYVPSELLHEYGADLHALDGGGVDAAWARVIDELGARTNALFDEGRPVCDAVHGRLRYELRATWLGGTTILRKTLEVRRRSLHERPVLTWADLMRIAIGAIRWRSG, from the coding sequence ATGACCCTCGAGCAGGCCTATGCGCGGTGCCAGCAGGTGGCGACGGCGCACTACGAGAACTTTCCGGTGGCGTCGCGGCTGCTGCCGGGACAGATGCGGCCGCACGTCGCCGCGGTCTATGCGTTTGCCCGTGCCGCCGACGATTTCGCCGACGAGGGCGACATTCCCCAGGCGCGGCGGCTCGAGTGGATCGAGCAGTGGCGTGTGTTGCGCCAGCGACCCCCTGCCTCGATGACCGCGGCGACCGGAGTGGGCCAGGTTCCGGCCGAGGACGTCCGAGCCACCTTCATCGCGGTGCACGACACCATCACACGCTGCCGTATAGATCCACAGTTGTTCGACGACCTGCTCTCCGCGTTCGCACAGGACGTGACCACGACGCGTTACGAAACCTGGGACTCGGTCCTCGACTACTGTCGCCGGTCCGCCAACCCGGTGGGACGCCTGGTGCTGGGGATCGCCGGCGTGCGCGACGAGGAATCGGCGCGGCAGTCGGATGCCGTGTGCACCGCGCTCCAGCTCGCCAACTTCTGGCAGGACCTTGGAGACGACTGGCGGACCCGGAATCGACTCTACGTGCCCTCGGAGCTGCTGCATGAGTACGGCGCGGACCTGCATGCCCTCGATGGCGGGGGCGTGGACGCGGCGTGGGCGCGCGTGATCGATGAGCTCGGCGCAAGGACGAACGCGCTCTTCGATGAGGGCCGGCCGGTCTGCGATGCCGTGCACGGCCGGCTGCGCTACGAACTCCGGGCGACGTGGCTTGGAGGCACGACCATCCTGCGCAAGACCCTCGAGGTACGTCGCCGATCGCTCCACGAGCGTCCGGTGCTGACGTGGGCTGACCTCATGCGTATCGCGATCGGGGCGATCCGGTGGCGATCAGGGTAG
- a CDS encoding TMEM175 family protein → MTVSRDVTRIEAFSDAVFGFALTLLVVSLEVPRTYDDMMGTVRALPAFAASFAILLLIWQEHHNFFRRYGIHDGVTIWMNGLLLFVVLFYVFPLKFLMTMLVGPHGVMFGGRPEAVTGEQMPSLMSMYGIGFVAVFLLLAALHWRARRFLRVESDGSVDLQQLDVHLGACLVYVVIGLSSVALARVPAIWAPAAAGFTYALIGPAHFVYHRFMAPRPGSSAV, encoded by the coding sequence ATGACCGTCTCTCGTGACGTGACACGGATCGAAGCCTTCAGCGATGCTGTCTTCGGCTTCGCACTCACCCTGCTGGTCGTGTCGCTCGAGGTGCCACGCACCTACGACGACATGATGGGCACCGTGCGTGCGCTGCCCGCCTTCGCAGCTTCGTTCGCGATCCTCCTGCTGATCTGGCAGGAGCATCACAACTTCTTCCGGCGCTACGGGATCCACGATGGCGTCACGATCTGGATGAACGGCCTGCTGCTGTTCGTGGTGCTCTTCTACGTGTTCCCGCTCAAGTTCCTGATGACGATGCTGGTGGGGCCGCATGGGGTGATGTTCGGTGGCCGGCCGGAAGCCGTGACGGGCGAACAGATGCCGAGCCTGATGTCGATGTACGGCATCGGCTTCGTCGCGGTCTTCCTGCTGCTGGCGGCGTTGCACTGGCGGGCGCGCCGTTTCCTGCGCGTCGAGAGCGACGGCAGCGTCGACCTCCAGCAACTTGACGTCCACCTCGGCGCATGTCTGGTCTACGTCGTCATCGGCCTGAGTTCGGTGGCGCTGGCACGCGTGCCGGCGATCTGGGCGCCGGCGGCCGCCGGCTTCACCTACGCCCTGATCGGGCCGGCCCATTTTGTGTATCACCGGTTCATGGCGCCGCGACCGGGCAGCAGCGCGGTGTGA
- a CDS encoding alpha/beta hydrolase family protein — MAQAAPDERWTAAYRIVVQGRNVGSEQVTVVRDASGTTIRSSGGIAGGGYVLRSAEFVYGPSGAPLRMRTEARLKDQTVAIATVVADGKATSKVTQGETASQLTHDVASNAVFLPNNVFAAAQGLAYRVVTMAAGSTVPLYVVPQAQVVATLSAVADERLQTAAGMYEVRRHVLDFDNAGTPMVLMLWAEKATGRLIRYSIAAAGVDVVREDLTSVFTREVKEFRENDQTLLVPAVGFSLGATISRPAGKAAPGKKDKNIEKLPAIVLVGGSGNIDRDTIAHGIPVMGQLAGQLADAGYLVVRYDKRGVGQSGGRAESATLADYADDVLSVVGWLRKQKDVDGRRVYVVGHSEGGAVALIAATRAEDIKAVVTLAAPGTKGTDLVLEQQRQALDGLTIGDDEKQRRVELQKQIMNAVLTGQGWEGVPEATRKQADTAWFRSVLQWDPEPVVRKVDQPLLIMHGALDRQVPVANAELLNGLAAKRKKGPGTLTIVPGINHLLVPAKTGDIAEYGSLSAEKVSPLVATQISDWLKQLPR, encoded by the coding sequence ATGGCCCAGGCCGCACCGGACGAGCGCTGGACCGCCGCCTACCGGATCGTGGTGCAGGGGCGCAACGTCGGGTCCGAGCAGGTCACGGTGGTGCGCGACGCCTCCGGGACGACCATCCGATCGTCCGGGGGGATCGCGGGCGGCGGCTATGTGCTGCGCTCCGCCGAATTCGTGTACGGCCCGTCCGGCGCGCCGCTGCGCATGCGCACCGAAGCACGCCTCAAGGATCAAACCGTGGCGATCGCGACGGTCGTGGCCGATGGCAAGGCGACCAGCAAGGTCACCCAGGGGGAAACGGCCAGCCAGCTCACCCACGATGTCGCGAGCAATGCCGTCTTCCTCCCCAACAACGTCTTTGCCGCCGCCCAGGGCCTTGCCTATCGCGTCGTCACGATGGCGGCCGGGTCCACGGTGCCGCTCTACGTCGTGCCGCAGGCGCAGGTAGTGGCAACGCTTTCGGCCGTCGCCGACGAGCGCTTGCAGACGGCGGCTGGCATGTACGAGGTGCGACGGCACGTGCTCGACTTCGACAACGCCGGCACACCGATGGTGCTGATGCTCTGGGCCGAGAAGGCTACCGGCAGGCTGATCCGCTATTCGATCGCGGCCGCCGGCGTCGACGTGGTGCGGGAAGACCTCACGAGCGTCTTCACGCGTGAGGTCAAGGAATTCAGGGAGAACGACCAGACCCTGCTCGTTCCCGCGGTCGGGTTCAGCCTGGGCGCGACGATTTCGCGGCCGGCGGGCAAGGCCGCCCCCGGAAAGAAGGACAAGAACATCGAGAAACTGCCGGCCATCGTCCTCGTCGGCGGCTCGGGCAACATCGATCGCGACACCATCGCCCATGGCATCCCGGTGATGGGCCAGCTCGCTGGACAACTGGCGGACGCCGGCTACCTCGTCGTGCGGTACGACAAGCGTGGCGTGGGCCAGAGCGGTGGCCGCGCCGAGTCGGCAACCCTGGCCGACTACGCCGACGACGTCCTGAGCGTCGTCGGCTGGCTGCGCAAGCAGAAGGACGTCGACGGCCGTCGCGTCTACGTCGTCGGCCACAGCGAGGGCGGCGCCGTGGCCCTCATTGCCGCGACCCGCGCCGAGGACATCAAGGCGGTGGTGACACTCGCGGCGCCCGGTACGAAGGGCACCGATCTGGTGCTCGAGCAGCAGCGCCAGGCCCTCGACGGGCTCACGATCGGCGACGACGAGAAGCAACGTCGCGTCGAACTGCAGAAGCAGATCATGAATGCGGTGCTCACCGGACAGGGCTGGGAGGGCGTCCCGGAGGCTACGCGCAAGCAGGCCGATACGGCGTGGTTCCGGAGCGTCCTGCAATGGGATCCCGAGCCCGTGGTCAGGAAGGTGGACCAGCCGCTCCTGATCATGCACGGCGCCCTGGACAGGCAGGTGCCGGTCGCGAACGCGGAACTGCTCAACGGCCTGGCGGCGAAACGCAAGAAGGGGCCCGGGACCCTGACCATCGTGCCCGGCATCAACCACCTGCTGGTGCCGGCAAAGACCGGCGACATCGCGGAGTACGGGAGTCTGTCGGCCGAGAAGGTCAGCCCTCTCGTCGCCACCCAGATCTCTGACTGGTTGAAGCAACTGCCTCGCTGA